The Ralstonia pseudosolanacearum genome includes the window AGCGTGCCGCCGTTGAATATACGTAGCCTCTGGCCACTTCATACCACCACTTCTGCTGCGCGGCGGCCCAGACTTCCTGGCTTCCGCAATCGCTGCAAGTGAAGTGGACATCGACGTAATAGCCGCGCCTCACAAACGCAGGCTCGCCATAGCTGTTGCTGGGCGCCAGCAGCCATTTGTCGACCAGCACACTGCAGCGAGGCCGCGGCGTTACAGAAGCCGGCGGCGTTCGGGCAGCGAGGATGGCTTGTTCACGCCGCTCCCTGCGTCGCGCCATGATGGCGGCACGCTTTTGCTTTCCACTGCACATCGTGTGCCCCCGTCTGGTTCAGGCAACCCGAGATCACCGGTGGTGCCGTCGCGTTGTGTTGTCGATGCCACCTCTAGTGCAACGGGCGTGCCAGCCTGGCACCGCCTCCTGGCCGAACCGGCATCAATCCATTGATTCAAAAGGAAAAATCACCTTTCCCGAGCAAAAACTCCGGAGGCATCGATCCGGCATTTCACCCAATTTTCCGATCCTGTAAGATCGTCACTTATCTATTTTTATAAGCCTCGCCTCATGCAGAAAACCGTGGCCATCGGCTTTGTCGGCACCGTGCTGGACTATGCCGGCAAGGGCAACCAGCGCTGGGACCGCTGGCGCCCGTCCGTCGGGCTGTGCCAGCAGGAAGACCTGGTCATCCACCGGCTGGAATTGCTGCACGACGCGCGCAGCCGCGGCCTGTTCGAGCGCCTGCGGGACGACATCGCCGCCGTCTCGCCGGAAACCGAGGTGCGCAGCGTCGAGATCGCGCTGCGCGACCCCTGGGATTTCGAGGAGGTCTACGGCCTGCTGCACGACTTCGTCCGGGGCTACGCGTTCGACACCGACGCCGAGGACTACCTGATCCACATCACCACGGGCACCCACGTCGCGCAGATCTGCTGGTTCCTGCTGGCCGAGGCGCGCTACCTGCCGGCCCGGCTGGTGCAGACCTCGCCGCCGCGCAAGAAGGCGCCGGGCAACATCGCGGGCAGCTATGCCCTGATCGATCTCGACCTGTCCCGCTATGACAAGATCGCCACGCGCTTTGCGCGCGAGCGCGAAGACACGGTGTCGCAACTGAAGTCCGGCATTGCCACGCGCAACCCGGCGTTCAACCGCATGATCGAGCAGATCGAGCGCGTGGCGTCGCGGTCGCGGGCGCCGATACTGCTGTTCGGCCCGACCGGCGCCGGCAAGTCGTTCCTGGCGCGGCGCGTGTACGAGATGAAGAAGGCGCGCCACCAACTCAGCGGCCGCTTTGTCGAGGTGAACTGCGCCACGCTGCGCGGCG containing:
- a CDS encoding zinc-ribbon domain-containing protein — protein: MLVDKWLLAPSNSYGEPAFVRRGYYVDVHFTCSDCGSQEVWAAAQQKWWYEVARGYVYSTAARCLACRRQRRSGRMNNNKDNLIKAS